GTCACAGAGATTGCTGGCGAATCCGCCGCCGGGAAGACCCAGCTTTGCCTCCAGCTCGCCCTCCTCGCGCCCCTCTCCCCTCACCCTTCCTCCTCCCTCTTCCTATGCTCCGACGTCCCCTTtcccctccgccgcctccgcctccttgcCCCCAAATCGCGGCCAGACCTCCTGGATCACGTCCTTGTGGCCGCTGTACACTCCCCCTCCGACCTCCTCTCCCTCCTATCCCGCGCCCAGTACCACCTCTCCCACCCGAGTCGCTCCCCCCATCCCCTGCCTATCCGCGTCATCCTCCTCGACTCCATCGCTTCCCTCTTCCGCGCCGACTTCGACGCCTCACCCGCCGACCTCAAACGCCGGTCTGGGCTCTTCTTCAAGATATCCGCAAAACTCAAGGAACTGGCTCACAGGCACCAATGCGTGGTTGTGGTTACCAACCAGGTGGTCGACGTAGTGGAGGGGAACACGGGAAACAACGTGGCCTGGTCGTCGGGGCGGCAGGTGAGCCCTGCGCTGGGGCTTGCGTGGGCCAACTGCGTCAACACTCGGCTGTTCCTGACGCGGGAGGTGGATAGCAACAGTGGGAGTGCGAGGAGGCACATGAAGGTGGCCTTCGCGCCGCACCTGCCGGTGCGGACGTGTGAGTTCGTGATACGGAGGGACGGTGTCTTCGGCGTTGAGCCGGCACAAAGGTAGGCCGGCGGTCTTGTATGTCAGTCATCTTTTGCCACGAGAGTACCCGACGACCTGTTCGATCGAATGTGCATCTGGTTGATTCAGTTTGAAATACAGTGTAAGAAGATTATCCTCATTCCTCGATGGTTCAAACGAAATGTGAATTAGCTCTGTCTTATTTCTTATAGATCTTTTTTGGGGATGCGGTGAACTTATGGCGAGCAACATTGTAGTAGTTAGTTATGAAATCCCAAGGCGGACAAAAATAGGTTTTTGCTTTACTGGGCGTGGTTGAAATCAGGGTATTGATTATGTTATTTTTTCTGAAAGACCCGGCTTGAACACGGGCTTCATTGATTTAGCAGAAAGCAATGGAAACATGTAGATCAAGTGAtcaaatctatatctatatctttTTTTCTGAAAAATATCGAGACTTTATTCATTAGATATAAGAAGTACATTGTTCATGAGGATCATTACAATCTCATCTACAGGTTCCTCAAACCAGACAGAAGTCAAAGAAAATCTAGCTAATTTAGCAAGCTCATGAGCTACTTcttctctattacaatgttc
Above is a window of Triticum aestivum cultivar Chinese Spring chromosome 6B, IWGSC CS RefSeq v2.1, whole genome shotgun sequence DNA encoding:
- the LOC123134150 gene encoding DNA repair protein XRCC3 homolog, whose translation is MAIWSGPWLFEPQIVKSPNPSAARLPAMRPPAPKTSAYSQQEPRPENLLLLLAPPRAAKLSLGCPLLDRLLSGGLPAASVTEIAGESAAGKTQLCLQLALLAPLSPHPSSSLFLCSDVPFPLRRLRLLAPKSRPDLLDHVLVAAVHSPSDLLSLLSRAQYHLSHPSRSPHPLPIRVILLDSIASLFRADFDASPADLKRRSGLFFKISAKLKELAHRHQCVVVVTNQVVDVVEGNTGNNVAWSSGRQVSPALGLAWANCVNTRLFLTREVDSNSGSARRHMKVAFAPHLPVRTCEFVIRRDGVFGVEPAQR